One stretch of bacterium DNA includes these proteins:
- a CDS encoding FAD:protein FMN transferase, with translation MPRNRAVEAHHFEAMGTSCSLFAVGLTRGRLLEGEFWVRRLGARLTRFSPDSELSRLNAAAGRWTGVSPELEALLRESLRAYEMSAGLVNVGVLPSLLAIGYTRSLDLGPPTEPRMGAAGPTTQAPSVPIVTAPPLPPLPEVLSVRPGEALIKAGSGVDLGGVAKGWMADRLREQLGPNALANLGGDLSAGGPGPHGDGWPVGLAGVTVMLRDRGAATSSVRRRRWGDLHHLIDPRSGVPARTGLEEVSVVADDGFEAEVVAKTALLLGPELAATYCAANALAWWLREAVR, from the coding sequence ATGCCTCGTAACCGCGCGGTCGAGGCGCACCACTTCGAGGCGATGGGCACGAGCTGCAGCCTCTTCGCGGTCGGGCTGACGCGCGGCCGGCTGCTGGAGGGGGAGTTCTGGGTCCGGCGCCTGGGCGCCCGCCTCACGCGCTTCTCGCCCGACAGCGAGCTCTCGCGACTCAATGCCGCGGCCGGCCGCTGGACCGGGGTCAGCCCGGAGCTGGAAGCGCTGCTCCGCGAGTCGCTTCGCGCCTATGAGATGAGCGCCGGCCTGGTCAACGTCGGCGTCCTGCCGTCGTTGCTCGCCATCGGCTACACGCGGTCGCTGGATCTCGGGCCGCCCACCGAACCAAGGATGGGAGCGGCGGGTCCAACCACTCAAGCACCGAGCGTCCCAATTGTCACGGCGCCGCCCCTGCCGCCGCTGCCGGAAGTGCTGAGCGTGCGGCCGGGTGAGGCCCTCATCAAAGCCGGGTCAGGGGTCGATCTGGGAGGTGTGGCCAAGGGCTGGATGGCGGACCGTCTGCGCGAGCAGCTGGGGCCGAACGCCCTCGCCAACCTCGGCGGCGACCTCAGCGCGGGCGGGCCCGGACCCCATGGCGATGGCTGGCCGGTCGGGCTTGCCGGAGTGACGGTGATGCTGCGGGACCGGGGCGCCGCCACCAGCAGCGTCCGCCGCCGCCGTTGGGGCGACCTTCATCACCTCATCGACCCGCGCAGCGGCGTGCCGGCACGCACCGGGCTCGAGGAGGTGTCTGTGGTCGCCGATGACGGGTTCGAAGCCGAGGTCGTGGCCAAGACCGCGCTCTTGCTCGGACCCGAGCTGGCGGCCACCTACTGCGCCGCCAACGCCCTCGCGTGGTGGCTGAGGGAGGCGGTGAGATGA
- a CDS encoding PrsW family intramembrane metalloprotease encodes MCRSRSWRGDSSWWSDSVPPGRTSMSSTLTTPPAANPHPRLRPGRYGIAAGIAALVVIALIASSVLNYVYLDTIPGRASLYGLLAVGLIALGTYFGVRAFNRDRASRRKHLIRAGVLLGLGVLLWLLLIDVFVFTQSAGPEVAAACALACIPTTGFGLLVVRRMDRNEKEPWRLVLVAAAWGAIVATSLVIWGETLWQASAARTLVPGPGLDASTAFSAGVMEELAKGAAVLLLFLVMRDDFDDVVDGIVYGAAVGLGFNFMESITYMTNLYAIYSPEGLGGFAAGFQWYGRQVLGLFFGHATYTAFIGAGIGIARQLPNPRQKVFAIVSGFLVAVAAHFSWDAWLTFFPIQNSVFGLVEIHLRTLIMTGPFTAAVIALLLFGIHYEAQSLVDQFKKEAANGTGTILPDEIPILASPWRRLRHRLRALSHGGFRAYLKLARLQSAQLDLAMERWHRERQEIDTPLEAEDALRRRVIAQRG; translated from the coding sequence ATGTGCCGGTCGAGGTCCTGGCGCGGCGATTCATCCTGGTGGAGCGATAGTGTCCCGCCCGGCCGCACATCGATGAGTAGCACCCTGACGACGCCTCCGGCGGCCAACCCCCACCCCCGGCTGCGCCCCGGCCGGTACGGCATCGCCGCGGGCATCGCCGCGCTCGTCGTGATCGCGCTGATCGCCAGCTCGGTCCTGAATTACGTCTACCTGGACACGATCCCCGGCCGCGCCTCCCTCTACGGCCTGCTCGCCGTCGGGTTGATCGCGCTCGGCACCTACTTCGGTGTGCGGGCCTTCAACCGCGATCGAGCGAGCCGGCGGAAGCATCTCATCCGCGCCGGCGTCCTCCTGGGTCTCGGCGTGCTGCTCTGGTTGCTCCTGATCGATGTCTTCGTCTTCACCCAATCGGCGGGGCCGGAGGTCGCGGCCGCGTGCGCGCTCGCGTGCATCCCGACCACCGGCTTCGGTCTGCTCGTCGTGCGCCGCATGGACCGCAACGAGAAGGAGCCGTGGCGCCTGGTCCTGGTCGCCGCCGCGTGGGGCGCCATCGTCGCCACGAGCCTTGTGATCTGGGGCGAGACGCTCTGGCAGGCTTCGGCGGCGCGAACGCTGGTGCCAGGTCCAGGGCTCGATGCCTCGACCGCCTTCTCGGCCGGCGTCATGGAGGAGCTGGCCAAGGGAGCCGCGGTGCTGCTGCTGTTCCTCGTCATGCGCGACGACTTCGACGACGTCGTCGACGGAATCGTCTACGGCGCCGCGGTGGGTCTCGGCTTCAACTTCATGGAGAGCATCACGTACATGACGAACCTCTACGCCATCTACTCGCCCGAAGGTCTGGGCGGGTTCGCCGCGGGCTTCCAGTGGTACGGCCGGCAGGTGCTGGGCCTCTTCTTCGGCCACGCGACCTACACCGCATTCATCGGCGCCGGCATCGGCATCGCGCGCCAGCTGCCCAACCCGCGGCAGAAGGTGTTCGCGATCGTGAGCGGATTCCTGGTCGCCGTCGCGGCCCACTTCTCATGGGACGCCTGGCTCACGTTCTTCCCGATCCAGAACTCGGTGTTCGGGCTGGTCGAGATCCACCTGCGGACGCTGATCATGACCGGACCGTTCACCGCCGCCGTGATCGCGCTCCTCCTCTTCGGGATCCACTACGAGGCGCAGAGCCTGGTCGACCAGTTCAAAAAGGAAGCGGCGAACGGTACCGGGACGATCCTCCCCGATGAGATCCCGATCCTCGCCAGCCCCTGGCGGCGGCTTCGCCACCGGCTGCGCGCCCTCAGCCACGGCGGCTTTCGCGCTTACCTGAAGCTCGCCCGCCTGCAGTCCGCCCAGCTCGACCTCGCGATGGAGCGCTGGCACCGCGAGCGGCAGGAGATCGATACGCCGCTCGAGGCGGAGGACGCGCTCCGCCGCCGGGTCATCGCCCAGCGCGGCTAG
- a CDS encoding fatty-acid--CoA ligase — translation MEGLMQDYELSLQHVLWRVERLHQKKEIVTKRAEGVHRTTNGEMVRRINRLAGALKRLGIKPGDRVATLAFNNYRHLELYYAVPCMGAVLHTLNLRLFPQHLEFVINDAEDKVLFIDQPLIPILKPLAGKIPSIKQIVLMSDGSPLASDHGLGEMLDYDTLLNAESDDYPWPKLSERMAAAMCYTSGTTGNPKGTVYSHRSQFIHTMGVLQADNLALTEKDVVLPIVPMFHANSWGLPYACGMAGSKVLFPDRFMGDAKSIVELAEQEGATILAGVPTIWINTAAYLKETGKRLPKVHTVICGGSAIPRALMESMDALGLRMLHAWGMTETSPLGSVARPRAGTEPRDELSIRLTQGVVVPGVEIRITDPASGQELPWDGVAFGEIQVRGPWIARGYYNGYDPDKLTEDGWFRTGDVARITPEGYIQIVDRTKDVIKSGGEWISSVELENAIMAHPKILEAAVIGLGHAKWDERPVAYAVAKPEFKDQVTQEEVVDFLKDKVAKWWLPDEVRFIDEVPKTSVGKFDKKVLRANAVPLKEGAAPAVHR, via the coding sequence GTGGAAGGCTTGATGCAGGACTACGAGCTCTCTCTTCAGCACGTGCTATGGCGCGTGGAGCGTCTGCACCAGAAGAAAGAGATCGTGACCAAGCGCGCGGAGGGGGTGCACCGGACCACCAACGGGGAGATGGTGCGGCGCATCAACCGTCTCGCCGGAGCGCTCAAGCGGCTCGGCATCAAGCCTGGCGATCGGGTGGCGACACTGGCCTTCAACAACTACCGGCACCTCGAGCTGTATTACGCCGTCCCGTGCATGGGCGCCGTCCTGCACACGCTCAACCTCCGGCTCTTCCCGCAGCACCTCGAATTCGTCATCAATGACGCGGAGGACAAGGTCTTATTCATCGATCAACCCCTGATCCCCATCCTCAAGCCGCTGGCGGGGAAGATCCCGAGCATCAAGCAGATCGTGCTCATGAGCGATGGCAGCCCTCTTGCGAGCGACCACGGCCTGGGCGAGATGCTCGATTACGACACCCTGCTCAACGCCGAGAGCGACGACTATCCCTGGCCCAAGCTCTCGGAGCGCATGGCGGCGGCCATGTGCTACACGTCCGGCACCACCGGCAATCCGAAGGGCACCGTCTATTCACACCGCTCCCAGTTCATCCACACCATGGGCGTGCTCCAGGCCGACAACCTGGCCCTCACTGAAAAGGACGTGGTCCTCCCCATCGTCCCCATGTTCCACGCCAACAGCTGGGGCCTCCCTTACGCATGCGGCATGGCGGGCAGCAAAGTCCTGTTCCCCGACCGATTCATGGGCGACGCGAAGTCGATCGTCGAGCTCGCCGAGCAGGAGGGCGCGACCATCCTCGCCGGCGTGCCGACGATCTGGATCAACACCGCCGCCTATCTGAAGGAGACGGGCAAGCGCCTGCCCAAGGTCCATACCGTCATCTGCGGCGGCTCGGCGATCCCGCGCGCGCTCATGGAATCGATGGACGCGCTCGGGCTGCGCATGCTGCATGCCTGGGGCATGACCGAGACGTCACCGCTGGGGAGCGTCGCCCGGCCGCGCGCCGGAACCGAGCCGCGGGATGAGCTCAGCATCCGCCTGACCCAGGGCGTGGTCGTGCCGGGAGTCGAGATCCGGATCACCGACCCGGCGTCGGGCCAGGAGCTGCCCTGGGACGGGGTGGCGTTCGGTGAGATCCAGGTGCGGGGTCCGTGGATCGCGCGGGGCTACTACAACGGCTACGACCCGGACAAGCTGACCGAGGACGGCTGGTTCCGGACGGGTGACGTCGCCAGGATCACGCCCGAGGGATACATTCAGATCGTCGACCGCACCAAGGACGTGATCAAGTCCGGTGGCGAGTGGATCTCCTCGGTCGAGCTCGAGAACGCGATCATGGCGCACCCCAAGATCCTGGAGGCGGCGGTGATCGGGCTCGGCCACGCGAAATGGGACGAGCGCCCGGTGGCATATGCCGTGGCGAAGCCAGAATTCAAGGACCAGGTGACGCAGGAGGAGGTGGTCGACTTCCTCAAGGACAAGGTCGCGAAGTGGTGGCTGCCCGACGAGGTGCGGTTCATCGACGAGGTGCCCAAGACGTCCGTGGGCAAGTTCGACAAGAAAGTCCTGCGCGCCAATGCCGTCCCCTTGAAGGAGGGCGCCGCCCCAGCCGTCCATCGGTGA
- a CDS encoding PHP domain-containing protein yields the protein MVSLPGVACTPMVSWGRADLHMHTTASDGWPTPEELVDHAARRAALDVIAVTDHDTIEGALRAREHAAARARLHVIIGEEVSSRDGHIVALFLERRIRPGMSAAATVHAIHDQGGLAIAAHPFWRTQRQVRGGPVHGVGWLAAELDFDAIEVENATPGFYVFNQLAHRLSLGLGAAELGCSDAHIVDAVGRAFTEFPGKTPAALREAIEAGTTVPRRRRYRAVGLMRYAAWGLNHQRYAVG from the coding sequence ATGGTAAGCCTGCCGGGGGTAGCATGCACACCTATGGTTTCCTGGGGTCGCGCCGACCTCCACATGCACACCACCGCCAGCGACGGCTGGCCGACGCCCGAAGAGCTCGTCGATCATGCGGCGCGGCGTGCGGCGCTGGACGTGATCGCGGTCACCGACCACGACACGATCGAGGGCGCGCTGCGGGCTCGTGAGCATGCGGCGGCACGGGCCAGGCTCCACGTCATCATCGGCGAGGAGGTCTCGAGCCGCGACGGGCACATCGTTGCGCTCTTCCTCGAACGCCGCATCCGTCCGGGCATGTCGGCGGCTGCGACCGTCCACGCGATCCACGATCAGGGCGGACTGGCGATCGCCGCCCATCCTTTCTGGCGCACGCAGCGGCAGGTCCGCGGCGGTCCGGTCCACGGCGTCGGATGGCTGGCCGCCGAGCTCGATTTCGATGCGATCGAGGTCGAGAACGCTACGCCCGGCTTCTACGTGTTCAACCAGTTGGCGCACCGGTTGAGTCTCGGACTCGGGGCCGCGGAGCTCGGGTGCTCGGACGCCCACATAGTGGACGCCGTCGGCAGGGCCTTCACCGAGTTTCCCGGCAAGACCCCGGCTGCCCTGCGCGAGGCGATCGAGGCGGGGACCACGGTGCCGCGGCGTCGCCGCTACCGCGCGGTCGGCTTGATGCGCTACGCCGCCTGGGGACTGAACCACCAGCGCTATGCCGTGGGCTAG
- a CDS encoding FAD-dependent oxidoreductase — MALAQTSRVSDSPRRYQDVSYWLSSAGPLAPRPPLDGSIRADVAILGAGFTGLWTAIELLRREPGLKVVILEREIAGFGASGRNGGWCTADLNASLTLLTRRFGAAGARAVQQAMYGAVDEVGRAAAEEGIDADFDKAGVLMLARGRHQVPAVEAAYREYAEAGFGDRYQLLDQAACAERVAVDRAEAGLYSADGAVVHPGKLVRGLAEAVERRGGIIHEKTAVTRYTTGARPSLVTDRGTVSADVVVLAGEAYLTELPPLHRRLLPIYSLIVMTEPVSDSQLAEIGWRRRLCLASMRLTIDYLSRTQDGRILFGGRGAPYNFGSAIKPQTERHAPTHAMLRSMFADWFPSLASVPFSHAWGGVLGMPRDWIPSFSYDRGQGVAIAGGYTGHGVATSNLAGRVLADLITGRRTELTELPLVGHRSPTWEPEPIRWLGARIVQTGLARVDGRAERSDRPPTGRSLAERLSRH; from the coding sequence ATGGCGCTGGCTCAAACTTCGCGCGTGAGCGACTCGCCGCGCCGCTACCAGGACGTCAGCTACTGGTTGTCCTCGGCGGGCCCACTCGCACCGCGCCCGCCGCTCGACGGTTCGATCCGGGCCGACGTCGCCATCCTCGGCGCGGGCTTCACGGGCCTGTGGACGGCGATCGAGCTCCTCCGCCGCGAGCCGGGGCTCAAGGTCGTGATCCTCGAACGCGAGATCGCGGGCTTCGGCGCCTCCGGCCGCAACGGCGGCTGGTGCACGGCCGACCTCAACGCCAGCCTGACGCTGCTCACAAGACGCTTCGGCGCCGCTGGGGCGCGAGCCGTGCAGCAGGCGATGTACGGCGCCGTCGACGAGGTTGGTAGGGCGGCGGCGGAGGAGGGCATCGACGCCGATTTCGACAAGGCGGGAGTGCTGATGCTGGCCCGCGGTCGCCACCAGGTCCCGGCCGTGGAGGCGGCGTACCGCGAATACGCCGAGGCGGGGTTCGGCGATCGCTACCAGCTCCTTGACCAAGCAGCCTGCGCGGAGCGCGTCGCCGTCGACCGCGCCGAGGCCGGCCTTTACTCCGCCGACGGCGCCGTGGTCCACCCGGGCAAGCTCGTGCGCGGGCTCGCCGAGGCGGTCGAGCGCAGAGGCGGCATCATCCATGAGAAGACGGCTGTCACCCGCTACACGACCGGCGCCCGGCCGAGCTTGGTCACCGACCGGGGCACCGTCAGCGCCGACGTGGTCGTGCTCGCGGGAGAGGCCTACCTGACCGAGCTCCCGCCGCTGCACCGGCGTCTCCTCCCGATCTACTCGCTGATCGTCATGACCGAACCGGTCAGCGACTCCCAGCTGGCGGAAATCGGGTGGCGGCGCCGGCTCTGCCTGGCCTCCATGCGCCTGACCATCGACTACCTGTCGCGGACCCAAGACGGGCGGATCCTTTTCGGCGGTCGCGGCGCGCCCTATAACTTCGGCTCGGCGATCAAACCGCAGACCGAGCGGCACGCGCCCACCCACGCGATGCTGCGCTCGATGTTCGCGGACTGGTTCCCGAGCCTGGCCTCGGTGCCCTTCAGCCACGCCTGGGGCGGCGTCCTCGGCATGCCGCGGGACTGGATCCCAAGCTTCAGCTACGACCGCGGGCAGGGCGTCGCCATCGCCGGCGGGTACACGGGGCATGGCGTGGCCACCTCGAACCTGGCTGGGCGCGTGCTCGCCGACCTCATCACGGGGCGCCGTACCGAGCTGACCGAGCTGCCGCTGGTCGGCCATCGCTCGCCGACCTGGGAGCCCGAACCGATCCGCTGGCTCGGGGCTCGCATCGTCCAGACCGGGCTCGCCCGGGTCGACGGCCGGGCGGAGCGCAGCGACCGGCCGCCGACCGGCCGCTCCCTCGCCGAGCGTCTGAGCAGACACTGA
- a CDS encoding Lrp/AsnC family transcriptional regulator, which produces MGRRAVRTADPTMVGHAASSIDAADKIIIEQLQEDGRRPYTAIAAAVGLSEAAVRQRVRNLIDAGVMQIVAVTDPLRLGFRLMAMVGIRIEGDLMAAAGALAAVPEVDYVVLTVGTFDLLVELVCEDHDHLLRLLTQKIRVVPGVARTETFTYLRVLKETYTYGTR; this is translated from the coding sequence ATGGGGAGACGGGCGGTCAGGACCGCGGACCCGACGATGGTGGGCCATGCGGCGTCGTCGATTGACGCCGCCGACAAGATCATCATCGAGCAGCTCCAGGAGGACGGTCGCCGGCCATACACCGCGATCGCGGCCGCGGTCGGACTGTCGGAGGCGGCGGTGCGGCAGAGGGTCCGCAACCTGATCGACGCCGGCGTCATGCAGATCGTGGCCGTGACCGACCCTCTTCGCCTGGGCTTTCGCCTCATGGCCATGGTCGGGATCAGGATCGAAGGCGACCTGATGGCCGCGGCCGGCGCGCTGGCTGCGGTGCCGGAAGTCGATTACGTCGTCCTCACCGTGGGCACGTTCGACCTTTTGGTCGAGCTCGTTTGCGAGGACCACGACCACCTGCTTCGGCTCCTCACCCAAAAGATCCGTGTGGTTCCCGGCGTCGCTCGCACCGAGACGTTCACCTACCTCCGGGTACTGAAGGAGACCTACACCTATGGCACCCGTTGA
- a CDS encoding ABC transporter ATP-binding protein encodes MADLVPEPPSAGEANGASTGEAAALGARRVDAREAPGDPVVVLERVVKRFGAATAVDHLDLEIRRGEFFSLLGPSGCGKTTTLRLIGGFEAPNEGVVRLDGQDVTGLPAYRRDVNTVFQSYGLFPHLNVFDNVAFGLRRRHVAKNEVDRRVVEALDLVGLGAYRRRRPAQMSGGQQQRVALARALVNRPQVLLLDEPLGALDLRLRRQMQLELKRIQKEVGITFVFVTHDQEEAMTISDRIAVMSQGRIEQLGPPEEVYERPATVFVAEFLGVSNLLEGTYLRGHEGWGLVELTGGVMVRVPADPAREPGERLHLGVRPEKIEIHPAGAALAEPLNTLAGTLRSAVFVGVSYQYFFEASGGQALSAFDRNSGGGAVARPGEAVRLAWRPEHTFVIPADRDERSQPSHEHHIQGEES; translated from the coding sequence CTGGCGGACCTCGTTCCCGAGCCGCCTTCCGCTGGGGAGGCGAACGGCGCCTCGACGGGCGAGGCGGCAGCTCTTGGAGCTCGCCGGGTAGACGCGCGGGAGGCGCCCGGCGACCCGGTCGTGGTCCTCGAACGGGTCGTCAAGCGCTTCGGCGCCGCGACCGCGGTCGACCACCTGGACCTCGAGATCCGGCGAGGCGAGTTCTTCAGCCTGCTCGGGCCCTCCGGCTGCGGCAAGACCACCACCCTGCGCCTGATCGGCGGGTTCGAAGCTCCCAACGAGGGCGTGGTCAGGCTCGACGGCCAGGACGTCACCGGGCTGCCCGCCTACCGGCGTGACGTCAACACGGTCTTCCAGTCCTATGGTCTGTTCCCGCACCTCAACGTCTTCGACAACGTGGCGTTCGGACTCCGGCGGCGTCACGTCGCCAAGAACGAGGTCGACCGCCGGGTCGTCGAGGCGCTCGACCTTGTCGGCCTCGGCGCGTATCGCCGGCGCCGGCCGGCCCAGATGTCAGGCGGCCAGCAGCAGCGGGTGGCGCTGGCTCGGGCCCTGGTCAACCGGCCGCAGGTGCTCCTCCTCGACGAGCCCCTGGGGGCCCTCGACCTCCGGCTCCGCCGCCAGATGCAGCTGGAGCTGAAGAGGATCCAGAAAGAGGTCGGCATCACCTTCGTCTTCGTCACCCACGACCAGGAGGAAGCGATGACGATCTCCGACCGGATCGCGGTCATGAGCCAGGGCCGGATCGAACAGCTCGGCCCGCCGGAGGAGGTCTACGAGCGTCCGGCGACGGTTTTCGTGGCGGAGTTCCTGGGCGTCTCCAACCTGCTCGAGGGGACCTACTTGCGCGGCCATGAAGGTTGGGGCCTGGTCGAGCTGACCGGAGGCGTGATGGTGCGAGTCCCCGCCGATCCGGCCCGCGAGCCGGGGGAGAGGCTGCACCTGGGGGTGCGTCCGGAGAAGATCGAGATCCATCCCGCCGGCGCCGCCCTCGCCGAGCCCTTGAACACGCTGGCCGGCACCCTGCGGAGCGCGGTCTTCGTCGGCGTCAGCTACCAGTACTTCTTCGAGGCCTCGGGGGGTCAGGCCCTGTCGGCCTTCGACCGCAACTCGGGCGGCGGGGCGGTCGCCCGGCCCGGGGAGGCCGTACGGCTGGCCTGGCGGCCGGAGCACACATTCGTCATCCCGGCGGACCGCGACGAGCGGTCTCAACCGAGCCACGAACACCACATTCAAGGAGAGGAATCATGA
- a CDS encoding extracellular solute-binding protein, with protein sequence MTRERDLPRYVEPSFLRGLTASRITRRDALKGAGALGLGTFLAACGVGGSTAPSRVNWVWDKATKTGQLDFANWPLYIDSTQDASGATTHPSLDQFTKDTGIKVNYSEPIQDDPTFFAKIAPELKLGQATGYDLMVITNGIQMTNLQLKHWLVELDPAKLPNFFQNAAPRLKDRSYDPGNRFTIPWQSGFTGIAYNPSLTGREITSFEDLFDPKFAGKVGMMDGNQDTGNLTLIGMGINPQKSTPKDWQKAADKLKKQRDDGIVRKYYDQTYIKALSAGDTWISMAWSGDIFQANLSAGNDDLKFVIPVEGGVIWTDNMCIPVGAAHPLDAITYMNYVYQPAIAAMLAESIDYVTPVPSAKDAIDKDVAQTTDPAAKQSLQATAGSPLVFPSQSEYAHSYYYRELTPSEAGQWNDIFGAVILT encoded by the coding sequence ATGACCCGCGAGCGCGATCTTCCCCGGTACGTCGAGCCGTCGTTTCTCCGCGGGCTCACCGCGAGCCGCATCACGCGGCGAGACGCCCTCAAGGGGGCGGGCGCCCTCGGCCTGGGGACCTTCCTGGCCGCCTGCGGCGTCGGCGGCAGCACCGCGCCCTCCCGCGTCAACTGGGTGTGGGACAAGGCAACCAAGACCGGTCAGCTCGACTTCGCGAACTGGCCGCTCTACATCGACAGCACCCAGGACGCCAGCGGCGCGACGACCCACCCGTCGCTCGACCAGTTCACCAAGGACACCGGGATCAAGGTCAACTACTCGGAGCCGATCCAGGACGACCCCACCTTCTTCGCCAAGATCGCGCCCGAGCTGAAGCTGGGCCAGGCGACCGGCTACGACCTGATGGTCATCACCAACGGCATCCAGATGACCAACCTGCAGCTGAAGCACTGGCTGGTGGAGCTCGACCCCGCCAAGCTCCCCAACTTCTTCCAGAACGCCGCGCCTCGGTTGAAGGATCGCTCCTACGACCCCGGCAACCGGTTCACCATCCCCTGGCAGTCCGGGTTCACGGGCATCGCCTACAACCCGAGCCTGACCGGTCGCGAGATCACCAGCTTCGAAGACCTCTTCGACCCCAAGTTCGCGGGCAAGGTCGGCATGATGGACGGCAACCAGGACACCGGCAACCTGACTCTGATCGGGATGGGCATCAACCCGCAGAAGTCGACCCCCAAGGACTGGCAGAAAGCGGCCGACAAGCTCAAGAAGCAGCGCGACGACGGCATCGTGCGCAAGTACTACGACCAGACCTACATCAAGGCGCTCAGCGCGGGAGACACCTGGATCAGCATGGCGTGGTCGGGAGACATCTTCCAGGCCAACCTGTCCGCGGGCAACGACGACCTCAAGTTCGTCATCCCGGTGGAGGGCGGGGTCATCTGGACGGACAACATGTGCATCCCGGTCGGAGCCGCCCACCCGCTCGACGCCATCACCTACATGAACTACGTCTACCAGCCCGCGATCGCCGCGATGCTGGCCGAGAGCATCGACTACGTGACGCCGGTCCCTTCAGCCAAGGACGCGATCGACAAGGACGTCGCGCAGACCACCGATCCCGCCGCCAAGCAGTCGCTCCAGGCGACGGCCGGCAGCCCGCTCGTCTTCCCGTCCCAGAGCGAGTACGCGCACAGCTACTACTACCGGGAGCTCACGCCGAGCGAGGCGGGTCAGTGGAACGACATCTTCGGCGCCGTCATCCTCACCTAG
- a CDS encoding ABC transporter permease, which yields MGRPALRLRWGRALAPYLLVLPGGAWLLLLFVLPIVTLAITSLQSGDFITGFVFSWNFANYPLGLQIYSEQYVHALEYGGSATIVALVVAYPAAYWIAFHAGPRKSAYLLAVLLPFFVSFVIRTLAWETLLSDNGPLLAPLKAIHLLPEDVRVLATPVAVTGGLAYTFFPYMLLPIYASLEKVDRRLVEAAGDLYANRYQVFRRVILPLSIPGVFAGVLLTGIPAVADYVNQDILGGVGTTMVGRVIEQQFEVNTNYPLAASLAFILMLGLLAMLLVYQRLFGTEEIMGG from the coding sequence ATGGGGCGGCCGGCGCTCCGCCTCCGCTGGGGGCGGGCGCTGGCGCCATACCTGCTCGTCCTCCCGGGCGGGGCCTGGCTTTTGCTCCTCTTCGTCCTGCCGATCGTCACCCTCGCCATCACCTCGCTGCAGTCGGGGGACTTCATCACCGGTTTCGTATTCAGCTGGAACTTCGCCAACTACCCGCTGGGGCTGCAGATCTACTCGGAGCAGTACGTCCACGCGCTCGAGTACGGAGGGTCGGCGACGATCGTGGCGCTGGTCGTCGCCTATCCCGCGGCCTACTGGATCGCCTTCCACGCCGGACCCCGCAAGTCCGCCTATCTGCTGGCGGTCCTGCTCCCCTTCTTCGTCTCCTTCGTGATTCGCACCCTGGCCTGGGAAACCCTGCTCAGCGACAACGGCCCGCTCCTCGCACCGCTCAAGGCGATCCACCTGCTGCCCGAGGACGTTCGCGTCCTCGCCACCCCGGTGGCGGTGACCGGCGGCCTCGCCTACACGTTCTTCCCCTACATGCTGCTGCCCATCTACGCCTCGCTGGAGAAGGTCGACCGCCGGCTGGTCGAGGCCGCGGGGGACCTGTACGCCAACCGCTACCAGGTTTTCCGGCGGGTGATCCTTCCCCTGTCCATCCCCGGCGTCTTCGCCGGCGTGCTGCTGACGGGCATCCCGGCGGTGGCTGACTACGTGAACCAGGACATCCTGGGGGGCGTGGGCACGACCATGGTCGGGCGCGTGATCGAGCAGCAGTTCGAGGTCAACACCAACTATCCGCTGGCGGCCTCCCTCGCCTTCATCCTGATGCTCGGCCTGCTGGCGATGTTGCTGGTCTATCAGCGCCTCTTCGGGACCGAGGAGATCATGGGTGGTTGA